Proteins co-encoded in one Gehongia tenuis genomic window:
- a CDS encoding nucleoside recognition domain-containing protein, with the protein MKKNLGWILLFAAFAALILFFPQRALYASRQGFDLWIKAVFPALFPFFVISTLLKEYGAVDLLSRGVGRAMPVLFGCPPQSAYALFTGILCGYPAGARAVSELAQEGYLDEASVQRCLIFCNTSGPLFMVGTVGTTLLGNPELGWIIALGHYLSALICGFLTKFLIRGGKKERAPIVSMQKAAPPFGSALKKAVLGAMEAQLLVGGLIVLFNALWALLQEISIAGTLAQGIHIVLPFIPENLTSALGAGIMELTVGCNQVVGSAAPTVIKIALCSALVSWGGLCIQAQSMAMLGAVRIRMGTYWLFKLLHALLAFALVLGFYQLFPGTAPTFAPASAQASFAPGGLWLITLGFFIVSLGILIGLNQPDRRSVHRGRS; encoded by the coding sequence TTGAAAAAAAATTTGGGATGGATCCTTTTGTTCGCCGCCTTTGCGGCGCTGATCCTCTTTTTTCCCCAGCGCGCCCTTTATGCGTCCAGACAAGGATTCGATTTATGGATCAAAGCGGTGTTCCCCGCTCTTTTCCCCTTCTTTGTGATCTCCACGCTTCTCAAGGAATACGGCGCCGTGGATCTGCTGTCCCGCGGTGTGGGCCGGGCCATGCCCGTACTGTTCGGCTGCCCGCCGCAAAGCGCCTATGCCCTTTTTACCGGTATTTTGTGCGGTTACCCCGCGGGTGCAAGGGCCGTGTCCGAACTGGCCCAGGAGGGGTACCTTGATGAAGCGTCGGTTCAGCGCTGTCTCATCTTCTGCAATACCTCCGGGCCCCTTTTCATGGTGGGCACCGTGGGCACCACCCTTCTTGGCAATCCTGAGCTTGGATGGATCATCGCCCTCGGACATTATCTTTCCGCTCTCATCTGCGGGTTTTTGACCAAATTTCTTATCCGGGGCGGAAAAAAGGAACGCGCCCCCATCGTTTCCATGCAAAAAGCGGCGCCGCCCTTTGGCAGCGCGCTTAAAAAAGCGGTCCTTGGCGCCATGGAAGCCCAGCTCCTGGTGGGCGGGCTCATCGTGCTCTTTAACGCCCTTTGGGCACTCCTGCAGGAAATCAGCATCGCCGGCACCCTGGCCCAGGGCATTCACATCGTACTTCCCTTCATTCCGGAAAACCTCACCAGCGCCCTTGGCGCCGGAATCATGGAACTCACCGTGGGCTGCAATCAGGTGGTGGGCTCCGCGGCTCCCACCGTCATCAAAATCGCCTTGTGCAGCGCCCTGGTGTCCTGGGGCGGGCTTTGCATTCAAGCCCAGTCCATGGCCATGCTGGGCGCCGTCAGGATCCGCATGGGCACCTACTGGCTCTTCAAGCTGCTCCATGCCCTTCTCGCCTTCGCTTTGGTCCTTGGGTTCTATCAGCTCTTTCCCGGCACCGCGCCAACCTTTGCGCCGGCTTCGGCCCAGGCCAGTTTTGCGCCCGGCGGCCTATGGCTCATCACCCTTGGATTTTTCATCGTCTCCCTGGGCATTCTCATCGGACTCAATCAGCCGGATCGGCGCTCCGTTCATCGCGGCCGCTCTTGA
- a CDS encoding DeoR/GlpR family DNA-binding transcription regulator, with the protein MLTEERHGEILKILQERPAVTVQELTEILDTSESTIRRDLTALHNLGKLNKVHGGATSLAGQFNAKDDTVTIRQRLNWEEKCRIGEYAAALVGKDDFIYVDAGTSTQAMIQHIEERRALYVTNGILHARHLAQRGCRVFVLGGEIKPATEAVVGSEALDALRKYNFTKGFFGANGVTAESGYSTPDVNEAMVKAKAMARCGESYVLCDPAKVGRISPVTFAPIEAAVLITTKLEHESLKGCTEILEVDL; encoded by the coding sequence ATGCTGACCGAGGAAAGGCACGGGGAGATCCTAAAAATTCTGCAGGAAAGACCGGCGGTAACCGTGCAGGAGCTGACGGAGATTTTGGATACGTCCGAATCCACCATTCGGCGGGATCTCACGGCTTTGCACAATCTGGGAAAACTCAATAAGGTGCACGGAGGCGCGACTTCCCTTGCCGGACAGTTCAATGCGAAGGATGATACGGTGACAATCCGGCAAAGATTAAACTGGGAGGAGAAATGCCGCATCGGCGAATATGCGGCGGCTCTTGTCGGCAAGGACGATTTTATCTATGTCGATGCGGGCACCTCCACACAGGCCATGATCCAGCATATTGAGGAGCGGCGGGCGCTCTACGTGACCAACGGTATTCTGCACGCCAGGCATCTGGCCCAAAGAGGGTGCCGGGTGTTCGTCCTGGGAGGCGAGATTAAGCCGGCTACCGAGGCGGTGGTGGGAAGCGAGGCGCTTGACGCCCTTCGGAAGTACAATTTTACCAAGGGCTTTTTCGGCGCCAACGGCGTGACGGCTGAGAGCGGCTACAGCACGCCGGATGTGAACGAGGCCATGGTAAAAGCGAAGGCCATGGCGCGCTGCGGCGAATCCTATGTGCTGTGCGATCCCGCCAAAGTCGGCAGGATTTCGCCGGTGACCTTCGCACCCATTGAGGCGGCCGTGCTGATCACCACAAAACTGGAGCATGAGTCCCTGAAGGGGTGTACCGAGATCTTGGAGGTGGATTTATGA
- the pfkB gene encoding 1-phosphofructokinase: MIYTVTFNPSLDYTVKVEDFREGMVNRTAFEDVSFGGKGVNVSCILRNLGFDNVALGFIAGFTGREIERRVRAAGIRSDFIELHEGFSRINVKLKAGRETEINGQGPEIPGDAVKQLLEKLDALQEGDALVLAGTIPSTLPGDAYETILGRLNGRGVYAAVDATGELMLNVLRYRPFLVKPNSHELGEIFGTELTGDGEIIEHAKKLQELGARNVLISMAARGAILITEAGKVHKSLPPEGRVRGSTGAGDSMVAGFLAGYLRSGDPMEAFRLGLAAGSATAFSEGLATGEEIMKVYDRFQVQS, translated from the coding sequence ATGATTTACACCGTTACGTTCAATCCTTCCCTGGATTACACCGTGAAGGTGGAGGATTTTCGGGAGGGCATGGTCAACCGCACGGCTTTCGAGGATGTTTCCTTTGGCGGAAAAGGAGTGAATGTATCCTGCATCCTGCGGAACCTTGGCTTTGACAACGTGGCCCTGGGGTTTATTGCCGGCTTCACCGGCAGGGAAATCGAGCGGCGGGTGAGGGCCGCTGGGATACGTTCGGACTTCATTGAGCTTCATGAAGGCTTCTCCAGGATCAATGTGAAACTCAAGGCCGGACGGGAGACGGAAATCAACGGACAGGGCCCGGAAATCCCCGGGGATGCGGTAAAGCAGCTGCTTGAAAAGCTGGACGCCCTGCAAGAGGGGGACGCTTTGGTGCTGGCCGGCACCATTCCAAGCACTCTGCCCGGGGATGCGTATGAGACCATCCTCGGCCGCCTGAACGGCCGGGGTGTGTATGCGGCGGTGGACGCTACGGGGGAACTGATGCTGAATGTGCTGCGGTACCGCCCCTTCCTGGTCAAACCCAACAGCCATGAGCTGGGGGAGATCTTTGGCACGGAGCTCACGGGAGACGGGGAAATCATCGAGCACGCGAAAAAGCTTCAGGAACTTGGCGCAAGAAATGTGCTCATTTCCATGGCGGCCCGGGGCGCCATTCTAATCACCGAGGCGGGCAAGGTTCATAAAAGTCTGCCGCCGGAGGGCAGGGTCAGAGGTTCCACCGGCGCCGGAGATTCCATGGTGGCGGGATTTCTGGCCGGATACCTCCGCTCGGGCGATCCAATGGAGGCCTTCCGGCTGGGCCTTGCGGCGGGCAGTGCAACCGCCTTTTCTGAGGGCCTGGCCACCGGAGAGGAAATCATGAAGGTTTATGACCGTTTTCAAGTTCAATCGTAA
- a CDS encoding HPr family phosphocarrier protein, whose translation MKSFTYVITDPQGVHARPATELVQAAAKLQSAVTLKVGERSVSAKSIFAIMSLNIKKDTEIELILEGADECEGAKALEDILKANL comes from the coding sequence ATGAAGAGCTTTACCTATGTCATCACCGACCCCCAGGGTGTTCATGCCCGTCCTGCTACGGAGCTGGTCCAGGCGGCTGCCAAGCTGCAATCCGCCGTGACGCTGAAGGTGGGCGAAAGGAGCGTCAGCGCCAAATCCATTTTTGCCATCATGTCCCTTAACATCAAGAAGGATACGGAGATCGAGCTGATCCTGGAAGGCGCTGACGAGTGTGAAGGCGCGAAAGCTTTGGAGGATATCCTCAAAGCCAATCTGTAA
- a CDS encoding amino acid ABC transporter ATP-binding protein: protein MLKATDIRKSFGELKVLKGVGLEVNRGETLAVIGPSGSGKSTLLRCINYLERVDGGTIEIEGEGLVTAGRYAAEPEIKRMRRKLGMVFQSFNLFPHMSVIQNIIEAPVHVLGEDKAKAEKRGVGLLDKVGLAHKKDNYPFELSGGEKQRAAIARALAMNPDILCFDEPTSALDPELTGEVLKVMQDLAKEHITMVVVTHEMGFARQVASRVVFMDQGAVVEEGDPTEFFAAPKTKRAQDFLGKMLQM from the coding sequence ATGCTGAAGGCAACGGATATCCGAAAGAGCTTTGGGGAACTGAAGGTTTTGAAAGGCGTGGGTCTGGAGGTGAACCGGGGCGAGACGCTGGCGGTGATCGGCCCTTCCGGTTCGGGCAAGAGCACGCTTCTTCGCTGCATCAATTATCTGGAGCGGGTGGACGGCGGCACCATTGAAATCGAGGGCGAAGGGCTGGTGACGGCGGGCCGGTACGCGGCGGAACCGGAAATCAAGAGGATGCGCCGCAAACTGGGCATGGTTTTTCAAAGCTTTAACCTCTTTCCCCATATGTCGGTGATCCAAAACATCATCGAAGCGCCTGTGCACGTGCTGGGCGAGGACAAGGCGAAAGCGGAGAAGCGGGGCGTCGGGCTTTTGGATAAGGTGGGCCTTGCCCACAAAAAGGACAACTATCCCTTCGAGCTGTCCGGCGGCGAGAAGCAGCGGGCCGCCATTGCAAGAGCGCTGGCCATGAATCCCGATATTCTGTGCTTTGATGAACCCACGTCCGCCCTTGACCCCGAATTGACCGGTGAGGTGCTGAAAGTCATGCAGGATTTGGCCAAAGAGCACATCACCATGGTGGTGGTCACCCACGAGATGGGTTTTGCCCGCCAGGTTGCCAGCCGCGTCGTCTTTATGGATCAGGGCGCGGTGGTGGAGGAGGGCGATCCAACGGAATTCTTTGCGGCGCCCAAAACCAAGCGGGCGCAGGATTTCCTCGGCAAAATGCTGCAGATGTGA
- a CDS encoding PTS fructose transporter subunit IIABC: MRIVDLLSERGIDLNAGMLNKDQAIEHLVDLMAETGNLRDKETYKSAVFAREAESTTGVGEGVAIPHAKTDAVDRPGLAAMIVRDGVDFASLDGQPAHLFFLIAAPNTEENVHLEVLSRLSMLLMDEKFRSDLMAAPDAAAFLQVVDAAEKEKFGEGPKPEQTAAEGYRVLAVTACPTGIAHTYMAAESLENAGREMGISIKVETNGSGGAKNVLTKEEIAAAECIIIAADKNVEMARFNGKPVIETKVANGIHKAHELLEEAVSGRIPVYSHSDCPAAGGGFEGEKEGVGHTIYKHLMNGVSHMLPFVIGGGILIALAFLFDNYDMDPSNFGKNLPFPAFLKTTGDFAFGFMLPVLAGFIAMSIADLPGLAVGFVGGIIAKEGGAGFLGALVAGFAAGYLVLGLEKLFGRLPRSMEGIKPVLLYPVLGILIIGAFTTFVLNPPMAALNNWIFNVLTSMGSSSRVILGIVLGAMMAVDMGGPLNKAAYVFGTASLASGQFEIMAAVMVAGMVPPLAIALCTTFFKNRFTKKERQSGITNYIMGLSFITEGAIPFAAADPLRVIPACVLGSATAGALSMLFNCGLRAPHGGIFVTPVVENAPMYLVALAAGAVVGMTALAILKRPIKTSEEKER; this comes from the coding sequence ATGCGTATCGTGGATCTGCTCTCCGAAAGGGGCATTGATCTCAATGCCGGGATGCTGAACAAGGATCAAGCCATCGAACATCTGGTGGATCTGATGGCGGAAACCGGAAATTTAAGGGATAAGGAGACGTACAAATCGGCTGTTTTTGCCCGGGAAGCGGAGAGCACAACCGGTGTGGGCGAGGGCGTCGCCATTCCCCATGCCAAGACGGACGCTGTGGACCGGCCGGGACTTGCAGCCATGATCGTGCGGGACGGCGTGGATTTTGCGTCCCTGGACGGGCAGCCCGCCCATCTTTTCTTCCTCATCGCCGCACCCAACACGGAGGAGAACGTCCATCTTGAGGTGCTGAGCCGCCTTTCCATGTTGCTCATGGACGAAAAATTCAGGTCGGATCTGATGGCGGCGCCGGATGCGGCGGCCTTCCTGCAGGTGGTGGACGCGGCGGAAAAGGAGAAGTTCGGCGAGGGGCCCAAGCCGGAACAAACCGCGGCCGAGGGATACCGGGTGCTGGCGGTGACGGCCTGTCCCACCGGCATCGCCCATACCTATATGGCGGCGGAGAGCCTGGAAAATGCCGGCAGGGAAATGGGCATTTCCATCAAAGTGGAGACCAACGGCTCCGGCGGCGCCAAAAACGTGCTCACGAAAGAGGAGATCGCGGCGGCTGAGTGCATCATCATCGCCGCCGACAAAAACGTGGAGATGGCCCGCTTCAACGGCAAACCGGTGATTGAGACCAAGGTGGCCAACGGCATCCACAAGGCCCATGAGCTTTTGGAGGAGGCGGTGAGCGGCAGGATTCCAGTCTACAGCCACTCGGACTGCCCGGCGGCGGGCGGCGGCTTTGAAGGCGAGAAGGAGGGCGTCGGCCACACCATCTATAAGCATTTGATGAATGGTGTTTCCCACATGCTGCCCTTTGTGATCGGCGGCGGTATTTTGATTGCCCTGGCTTTCCTGTTTGATAACTACGATATGGATCCCTCGAACTTTGGCAAGAACCTGCCCTTCCCGGCATTCCTCAAAACTACCGGAGATTTCGCCTTCGGGTTCATGCTGCCGGTGCTGGCGGGCTTCATCGCCATGAGCATTGCCGATCTGCCCGGCCTTGCAGTAGGCTTTGTGGGCGGCATCATCGCCAAGGAGGGCGGCGCGGGCTTTCTGGGCGCGCTGGTGGCCGGCTTTGCGGCGGGCTACCTGGTGCTGGGCCTTGAAAAGCTGTTTGGCAGACTTCCCCGTTCCATGGAAGGCATCAAGCCTGTGCTGCTCTATCCGGTGCTGGGCATTCTCATCATCGGCGCCTTTACGACCTTTGTCCTTAATCCGCCCATGGCGGCGCTCAACAACTGGATCTTCAACGTATTGACCTCCATGGGCTCCTCCAGCCGGGTGATCCTCGGGATCGTCCTTGGTGCCATGATGGCGGTGGATATGGGGGGACCGCTCAACAAGGCGGCCTACGTTTTTGGCACTGCGTCCCTGGCGAGCGGCCAGTTCGAGATTATGGCGGCCGTGATGGTGGCCGGCATGGTGCCGCCCCTTGCCATCGCCCTTTGCACCACCTTCTTTAAGAACCGCTTCACGAAAAAGGAGCGCCAAAGCGGCATTACGAACTATATCATGGGCCTGTCCTTCATCACGGAGGGCGCCATCCCCTTCGCCGCCGCCGATCCGCTCAGGGTCATTCCGGCCTGCGTGCTTGGATCGGCCACGGCCGGCGCCCTGTCCATGCTCTTTAACTGCGGGCTTCGGGCGCCCCATGGCGGTATCTTTGTCACCCCGGTGGTGGAGAATGCGCCCATGTATCTTGTGGCGTTGGCGGCCGGCGCGGTGGTGGGCATGACCGCCCTCGCCATCTTAAAACGGCCCATAAAGACGAGTGAAGAAAAGGAACGATAG
- the ptsP gene encoding phosphoenolpyruvate--protein phosphotransferase, with the protein MIVLEGKGVFGGIAMGKLSLYRRRAYKVELHTVEDSGRETARFEAAREKAVEELQGLYEKALKEVGEANAMIFMAHQMMLQDQAFSESVVNIIQNERSNAEYAVKTTGHNFAKIFSAMDDAYMKERAADVKDITERLLAVLAHGTSEKASALQEPVIIAADDLAPSETVQLDKNMILGFVTMHGSSNSHTAILARTMNIPAVIGVGEALKSEYDGADAIVDGFTGKVYIDPDEGTRTKIEAKRREDREKKELLKQLKGKPSETLDGRRMDIFANIGSFADVGAVLENDAGGIGLFRSEFIYLEREDYPTEEEQFKVYRQVAQTMAGRKVVIRTLDIGADKRIGYFDLPKEENPALGYRAVRICLDRPEVFKTQLRALYRASAFGNIAVMVPMITSLAEVREVKAMAGTVREELDREGAAYDKAVELGIMVETPAAVWISDELAKEVDFFSIGTNDLTQYTLAVDRQNPKLDRFYDPHHKAILRSIKHVVDSAHKNGIWVGICGELGADPALTETFLAMGVDELSVSPAYVLGLRKKVRETRVQDVKEAILTDLGC; encoded by the coding sequence ATGATTGTACTCGAGGGCAAAGGCGTCTTTGGCGGCATCGCCATGGGAAAGCTGTCCCTGTATCGGCGCAGGGCCTACAAGGTTGAACTCCATACGGTGGAGGACAGCGGCCGGGAAACTGCAAGATTTGAAGCGGCCAGGGAAAAGGCTGTGGAGGAGCTGCAGGGTCTTTATGAAAAGGCGCTGAAGGAGGTGGGCGAGGCCAACGCCATGATCTTCATGGCCCACCAGATGATGCTTCAGGACCAGGCTTTCTCCGAATCCGTCGTCAATATCATTCAAAACGAGCGTTCCAATGCCGAATACGCGGTTAAGACCACGGGACACAATTTTGCCAAGATCTTTTCCGCCATGGACGACGCCTACATGAAGGAACGGGCCGCGGATGTGAAGGATATCACTGAACGGCTGCTGGCCGTATTGGCCCACGGTACCAGTGAAAAGGCGTCAGCCCTGCAGGAACCGGTGATTATCGCGGCGGACGATCTGGCGCCCAGCGAAACGGTGCAGCTGGATAAGAACATGATCTTGGGTTTTGTCACCATGCACGGCTCCAGCAACTCCCATACGGCGATCCTTGCCCGCACCATGAACATCCCGGCGGTGATCGGCGTGGGCGAGGCGCTGAAGAGCGAATACGACGGTGCGGACGCCATTGTGGACGGCTTCACCGGCAAGGTGTACATCGATCCCGACGAGGGCACCCGGACGAAGATTGAAGCAAAACGGCGGGAGGACCGGGAAAAGAAGGAGCTGCTGAAGCAGCTGAAAGGCAAGCCCAGCGAAACGCTGGACGGCAGAAGAATGGATATCTTCGCCAACATTGGAAGCTTCGCCGACGTGGGCGCGGTGCTGGAGAACGATGCCGGCGGCATAGGCCTGTTCCGGAGCGAATTTATCTATCTCGAGAGGGAGGATTATCCCACGGAGGAGGAACAGTTCAAGGTTTACCGGCAGGTAGCGCAGACCATGGCTGGCCGGAAGGTGGTCATCCGCACCCTTGATATCGGCGCCGATAAGAGGATCGGTTACTTTGATCTTCCCAAGGAGGAAAACCCTGCCCTTGGCTACCGGGCGGTGCGGATCTGCCTCGACCGGCCGGAGGTCTTTAAAACCCAGCTGAGAGCGCTGTACCGGGCGTCCGCCTTTGGCAATATCGCGGTCATGGTTCCCATGATTACCTCATTGGCGGAGGTCCGTGAGGTGAAAGCCATGGCAGGGACGGTCCGGGAGGAGCTGGACAGGGAAGGCGCCGCCTATGACAAGGCCGTGGAGCTTGGCATCATGGTGGAAACGCCGGCGGCGGTTTGGATCAGTGACGAGCTGGCAAAGGAAGTAGACTTTTTCAGCATCGGCACCAACGATCTGACTCAGTACACGCTGGCTGTCGACCGGCAGAACCCGAAGCTCGACCGTTTTTACGATCCCCATCACAAGGCCATTCTGCGCTCCATCAAGCACGTGGTGGACAGCGCGCATAAAAACGGTATCTGGGTGGGTATCTGCGGAGAACTGGGCGCCGATCCGGCGCTGACAGAAACCTTCCTGGCCATGGGCGTGGATGAGCTTTCTGTATCGCCCGCTTACGTGCTTGGGCTTCGCAAGAAGGTGCGGGAGACCCGGGTCCAGGATGTAAAAGAAGCCATTTTGACGGATCTTGGATGCTAG
- the nth gene encoding endonuclease III, with protein MTERERMDKILEELGKTYYYAVPQLNFCNPFELLVATILSAQCTDKQVNKVTAELFKKFPGPADFAALTPEELEPHVKSCGFYRNKAKNIVAAAKMILSDFDGEVPDNIEDMQKLPGVGRKTANVVLANAFGGDAIAVDTHVYRVTNRLGLADAKDVWHTEQQLMENIPKEAWSAAHHWLIYHGRQVCSAQHPKCDICTLKPYCKHPGAYYKASGKAKKEKQA; from the coding sequence ATGACGGAACGAGAGAGAATGGATAAAATCTTGGAGGAACTGGGTAAAACCTATTACTATGCGGTGCCCCAGCTCAACTTCTGCAATCCTTTTGAGCTTCTGGTGGCCACCATCCTATCCGCCCAGTGTACGGACAAGCAGGTGAACAAGGTGACTGCGGAGCTGTTCAAGAAGTTTCCCGGACCCGCGGATTTTGCCGCCCTCACCCCGGAGGAACTGGAACCCCATGTGAAATCCTGCGGCTTTTACCGCAACAAGGCGAAGAACATCGTGGCGGCGGCCAAGATGATCCTCAGCGACTTTGACGGCGAAGTTCCGGACAACATCGAGGATATGCAAAAGCTGCCCGGCGTGGGAAGAAAGACCGCCAACGTGGTGCTGGCCAACGCTTTTGGCGGGGATGCCATTGCGGTGGATACTCATGTGTACCGGGTGACCAACCGGCTGGGCCTTGCCGATGCCAAGGATGTATGGCATACCGAACAGCAGCTGATGGAGAACATCCCGAAGGAGGCGTGGTCGGCGGCCCATCATTGGCTCATCTATCACGGCCGCCAGGTCTGCTCCGCCCAGCATCCAAAGTGCGATATCTGCACCCTGAAACCCTACTGCAAGCACCCGGGCGCTTACTACAAAGCCTCTGGAAAAGCCAAAAAAGAAAAACAGGCGTAA
- a CDS encoding ATPase, protein MNVLSIVEQIEELLANASGVPFSSKKMVDGEALQALLEELKANLPEEVRQCEIIIQQKHNILLDAEHEADDMVKAAEERAKLMVEDHEITQKAYQYSRELVADAQRTAKDVRIGARVYADELMADVEKYVGDTLRLVKKNRLELKSGRDERSADPAD, encoded by the coding sequence GTGAATGTATTGTCCATAGTGGAGCAGATCGAGGAACTTCTTGCGAACGCTTCGGGAGTGCCCTTTTCCTCCAAAAAAATGGTGGATGGGGAAGCCCTGCAGGCGCTGCTGGAGGAGCTGAAGGCCAATCTGCCCGAGGAAGTCCGCCAGTGCGAGATCATCATTCAGCAAAAGCATAACATCCTGCTGGATGCGGAGCACGAAGCTGACGACATGGTGAAGGCCGCCGAGGAGCGGGCGAAGCTCATGGTGGAGGATCACGAGATCACGCAGAAGGCCTATCAATACTCAAGGGAGTTGGTGGCGGACGCCCAGCGCACCGCCAAGGACGTGCGCATTGGCGCACGGGTGTATGCGGACGAGCTGATGGCGGATGTGGAAAAGTACGTGGGGGACACCCTGAGGCTGGTGAAGAAGAATCGCCTTGAGCTCAAGAGCGGCCGCGATGAACGGAGCGCCGATCCGGCTGATTGA
- a CDS encoding amino acid ABC transporter permease, translating into MGFEKLSSLFLTMCDGALVTLSLFAITLVLSVPLGFLFALIRVSKNKVAAKIMSWYVWFFRGTPLLLQLLFVYFGLGGLGIPLESYPSAVIAFTLNYAAYFAEIFRGGIQSIERGQYEAADVLGLSKTQMMTRIVLPQTFKRVMPALGNEVINLVKDTSLVYTLAMQEIVKVAKNAAVRDLSLTPYVMAFLFYLVFTYIITKILERVERAFNYYE; encoded by the coding sequence ATGGGTTTTGAGAAGCTATCATCGCTGTTTTTGACCATGTGTGACGGTGCCCTGGTGACCCTGTCCCTTTTTGCGATCACGCTGGTGCTGTCGGTGCCGCTGGGTTTTTTGTTCGCACTGATCCGCGTGTCGAAGAACAAAGTGGCCGCCAAAATCATGAGCTGGTATGTCTGGTTCTTCCGGGGCACACCGCTCCTGCTTCAGCTGCTGTTCGTCTATTTTGGCCTGGGCGGTCTGGGCATTCCGCTGGAATCCTATCCTTCGGCCGTCATTGCCTTCACGCTGAACTATGCAGCCTACTTTGCGGAGATCTTCCGGGGCGGCATCCAGTCCATCGAGCGGGGCCAATACGAGGCGGCGGACGTGCTGGGCCTTTCCAAAACCCAGATGATGACCCGTATTGTGCTGCCCCAGACCTTTAAAAGAGTGATGCCGGCTCTTGGCAACGAGGTCATCAACTTGGTCAAGGATACCTCCCTCGTATACACGCTGGCCATGCAGGAGATCGTCAAGGTGGCCAAGAACGCGGCGGTGCGGGATCTGTCCCTGACGCCTTACGTCATGGCCTTCCTGTTCTATCTGGTCTTCACCTACATCATCACCAAGATCCTGGAGCGGGTGGAGCGCGCCTTCAACTACTACGAATGA
- the coaD gene encoding pantetheine-phosphate adenylyltransferase, with translation MRTAIYPGSFDPITYGHLDIIERTAGIVDKLVVAILTNTSKKPFFPLEDRVRFVRECTRHLPNVEVMSFSGLQVDLARELHADMIIRGLRFVSDFEFEFQMASMNRSLAPDIQMLFMMTSTEYSFLSSSVVKEAGRLGGDISKLIPPEIHDEVSERLRK, from the coding sequence ATGAGAACGGCAATCTATCCGGGCAGTTTTGATCCCATTACCTATGGCCATCTGGATATCATTGAGCGCACGGCGGGGATCGTGGACAAGCTGGTGGTGGCGATTTTGACCAATACCAGCAAGAAGCCCTTTTTTCCCCTGGAGGACAGGGTGCGGTTCGTGCGGGAATGCACCCGGCACCTTCCCAACGTGGAGGTGATGAGCTTCAGCGGCCTGCAGGTGGATCTGGCGCGGGAGCTCCATGCCGATATGATTATCCGGGGACTCCGGTTTGTATCCGATTTTGAATTTGAATTTCAGATGGCATCCATGAACCGGTCGCTGGCGCCGGATATTCAGATGCTTTTTATGATGACCAGCACCGAGTATTCCTTTTTAAGCTCCAGCGTGGTCAAGGAAGCGGGAAGACTGGGCGGAGACATTTCCAAGCTGATTCCGCCGGAGATCCATGACGAGGTGTCGGAGCGTCTACGAAAATAG
- a CDS encoding amino acid ABC transporter substrate-binding protein encodes MKKIVSLAAVLVLAMALLLSGCGNNGEEATPSAAAEATPKTSEAAPADAKADTSLEDVKSAGKLVLGLDDAFPPMGFRDDSNEIVGFDIDLAKEVASRMGVELEVKPIVWDSMLQEVESGKIDVVWNGLSVTEERQEKLNLSKPYMKNTQVIVVQEGSDIKTKADLAGKVVGVQDNSSANQAIEKDEGVKDSFKELRGFETNDLALLDLASGRLDAVVVDVIVAGYYQTQKPDTYVILEENFGEEDFVIGFKKGSDALTAEVQKQLDAMIEDGTFKTISEKWFDRDVSVK; translated from the coding sequence ATGAAAAAGATTGTGAGTTTGGCCGCGGTACTGGTTCTGGCCATGGCCTTATTATTGAGCGGCTGCGGAAACAACGGGGAGGAAGCGACCCCCAGCGCCGCCGCGGAAGCGACCCCCAAGACGAGTGAAGCGGCGCCGGCCGATGCCAAAGCCGATACCTCCCTCGAGGATGTGAAGAGTGCGGGCAAGCTGGTGCTTGGCCTGGACGATGCGTTCCCGCCCATGGGTTTCCGGGATGACAGCAATGAAATTGTGGGCTTTGATATTGACCTTGCCAAGGAAGTGGCCAGCCGCATGGGCGTGGAGCTGGAGGTTAAGCCCATCGTTTGGGATTCCATGCTCCAGGAAGTGGAGTCGGGTAAAATTGATGTCGTGTGGAACGGCCTCAGCGTGACCGAAGAACGCCAGGAAAAGCTCAACCTCAGCAAGCCCTATATGAAAAACACCCAAGTCATCGTGGTGCAGGAAGGCTCCGATATTAAGACCAAGGCTGATCTCGCCGGCAAGGTGGTGGGCGTGCAGGATAACTCCAGCGCCAACCAGGCCATTGAGAAGGACGAAGGCGTGAAGGACAGCTTCAAGGAACTGCGGGGTTTTGAGACCAACGATCTTGCACTGCTGGATCTGGCCAGCGGACGGCTGGATGCCGTGGTGGTGGATGTGATCGTGGCCGGTTACTACCAGACGCAGAAGCCTGATACCTATGTCATTTTGGAGGAGAACTTCGGCGAAGAGGATTTCGTCATCGGCTTTAAGAAGGGCAGCGATGCTTTGACCGCCGAGGTGCAGAAGCAGCTTGACGCCATGATTGAGGACGGCACCTTCAAGACCATCTCTGAGAAATGGTTTGACCGGGACGTTTCGGTAAAATAA